From the genome of Lotus japonicus ecotype B-129 chromosome 6, LjGifu_v1.2, one region includes:
- the LOC130723009 gene encoding uncharacterized protein LOC130723009: MSASAAVGEVAAAPVFVAWEEQVICQERGSRVVHFYLKDAAGNSVLAVVGTERSVRHMMYVVPDQFVQAYGSTFPINACKWRARREVADWLTCLVSQNRPHPAGVQLDDSAQVVESLKMLTAGINGINVNKKTLPDKLISRKLKFQSSDIEWSGTAWFCAKQLKHYSGFCRNGTTIYVHSFVYIMAEEENHYIGYLEDMYEDKKKQKKVKVRWFHHGQEVKHVIPELDLHAGEVFITPHVQVVSAECVNGPAIVLTPKHFEEYLAAVPHTSLSEIHICFRQFKNNKLKPFTLTKLRGYGNQSILSCLDSPIIPKRKAKCQKSPTGNDENITQDDLLLSTNKKSRISMGHQVLEKGPSDLQNSAPMNGMEKYEPKYPSLKLKLSRKTMGITVIGPKPEESLKVGDKIEVLSNDSGIRGCWFRCKILSMSQRRLKVLHEDVMDVDDEGKLEEWVPASRVAAPDKLGMRCSGRLTVRPSPPDYTAGDTFEVGAAVDAWWCDGWWEGVITAVNPSGDGKLQVYCPGEEKLLLVKKKNLRISRDWIENKWVDIMGKPDICSYLSPNVSSGIRLSANSAVVDGSVSVESKSSSIAKVEVAQKVEPEISGLEAPEDPESMKGTTLSKPLHAIDENKGNSGGSSDDGTHNADDEKKPLDAFVEEDKDNSGGGSDGSTDNDGGADKTEESEENVMMEESFDCAGAKLDAAEAIQVA, from the exons ATGTCTGCTTCTGCTGCTGTTGGTGAGGTTGCTGCTGCTCCTGTTTTTGTGGCTTGGGAGGAGCAGGTGATATGCCAGGAACGTGGGAGCCGTGTGGTTCACTTTTACTTGAAGGATGCGGCGGGGAATTCGGTGCTGGCTGTTGTGGGGACTGAGAGGAGTGTGAGGCACATGATGTATGTTGTCCCTGACCAATTTGTGCAGGCTTATGGATCCACTTTTCCCATCAACGCGTGTAAGTGGAGGGCGAGGAGAGAGGTTGCCGACTGGCTCACTTGTTTGGTCTCGCAGAACCGTCCACACCCTGCAG GTGTACAGCTGGATGATTCAGCACAAGTTGTAGAATCTCTCAAGATGTTAACAGCTGGAATCAATGGAATCAATGTTAACAAAAAAACTTTACCTGACAAGCTG atttctagGAAGTTGAAATTTCAAAGTTCAGATATTGAATGGTCAGGCACTGCTTGGTTTTGTGCAAAACAGCTGAAGCACTACTCAGGGTTCTGCAGGAATGGGACGACCATATAT GTTCATTCATTTGTTTACATAATGGCTGAAGAGGAAAACCACTATATTGGTTACTTGGAAGACATGTATGAAgacaaaaagaaacaaaaaaaggtAAAGGTACGGTGGTTTCACCATGGTCAGGAAGTTAAGCATGTGATACCAGAGTTGGATCTGCACGCCGGAGAGGTTTTCATCACCCCTCATGTTCAGGTGGTCAGTGCTGAGTgcgtcaatggtcctgcaataGTTTTGACACCTAAGCATTTTGAGGAATACCTGGCTGCTGTGCCCCATACCTCTTTATCTGAGATCCATATTTGCTTTAGGCAGTTTAAAAACAACAAGCTTAAGCCCTTCACGCTTACCAAGCTGCGTGGATATGGTAACCAATCTATACTTTCTTGTTTGGATAGTCCTATTATCCCCAAGAGAAAGGCCAAGTGTCAAAAATCGCCCACAGGAAATGATGAGAACATCACCCAAGATGATCTCTTACTGTCCACCAATAAGAAGAGTAGAATTTCTATGGGGCATCAAGTTCTTGAAAAGGGGCCTTCTGATCTGCAAAACTCAGCTCCTATGAATGGAATGGAAAAATATGAACCAAAATACCCAagtttgaaattaaaattatcaAGAAAAACAATGGGTATCACGGTGATTGGACCTAAGCCTGAAGAGTCTCTTAAGGTTGGTGACAAGATAGAGGTTCTCTCTAATGATAGTGGCATTAGAGGATGCTGGTTTAGATGTAAAATCTTGAGCATGTCCCAGAGGCGGCTGAAGGTCCTGCATGAGGATGTGATGGATGTAGATGATGAAGGGAAACTAGAG GAATGGGTCCCTGCTTCTAGGGTGGCCGCTCCTGACAAACTGGGCATGCGATGTTCAGGCCGCTTAACTGTCCGGCCAAGCCCTCCTGATTATACTGCAGGTGATACTTTTGAGGTTGGAGCAGCAGTGGATGCCTGGTGGTGTGATGGATGGTGGGAAGGTGTGATAACTGCAGTCAATCCTAGTGGAGATGGAAAGCTGCAGGTTTATTGCCCTG GTGAAGAGAAGTTGCtattggtcaagaagaagaatCTTCGAATTTCCCGAGATTGGATTGAGAACAAGTGGGTTGACATAATGGGAAAGCCTGACATTTGTAGCTACTTATCACCGAATGTCAGTTCCGGCATCAGGCTGTCAGCTAATTCTGCAGTGGTAGATGGTTCCGTGTCTGTAGAAAGCAAATCATCTTCAATTGCCAAAGTTGAAGTTGCTCAGAAGGTCGAGCCAGAAATATCTGGTCTGGAAGCACCTGAGGACCCGGAAAGCATGAAGGGAACAACTTTGTCGAAGCCACTTCATGCCATTGATGAAAACAAGGGTAACTCTGGTGGCAGCAGTGATGATGGCACTCACAATGCTGATGATGAAAAGAAGCCGCTTGATGCCTTTGTCGAAGAAGACAAGGACAACTCTGGTGGTGGAAGTGATGGTAGCACTGACAATGACGGCGGCGCTGACAAAACTGAAGAGAGCGAggaaaacgtgatgatggaggagagCTTTGATTGTGCTGGAGCAAAACTTGATGCAGCGGAAGCAATACAAGTTGCATGA
- the LOC130721874 gene encoding uncharacterized protein LOC130721874 yields the protein MALIRWLVHSACHVLGYTKEEQCKQNIIGISEVKCLGSSSSSCSGFQMPLHYPRYTKAEYESMEEWKLDLLLNQYGLLSFKGNSLHDKRAFAMGAFLWPDQY from the coding sequence ATGGCTCTAATTAGATGGCTTGTCCACTCAGCTTGCCATGTTTTGGGGTACACCAAAGAAGAACAATGCAAGCAAAATATCATTGGAATATCAGAGGTCAAGtgccttggttcttcttcttcttcttgttcagGGTTTCAAATGCCACTTCACTATCCACGCTACACCAAAGCAGAGTATGAGAGCATGGAGGAATGGAAGCTGGACTTGCTGCTTAACCAGTATGGATTATTAAGTTTCAAGGGAAACAGCCTTCATGATAAGAGAGCTTTTGCTATGGGAGCATTCTTGTGGCCAGATCAATACTAA